The Chitinophaga lutea genome contains the following window.
TGTTCGTCCCGGCCAGAAAATCCTGCTCGACGACGGCAAGATCGAAACCGTTGTGAAGGAAATAACGCCCGACCACCTCATCAAAGCGGAGGTACTGCTGGGCGGCATCCTGTCTTCCAAAAAAGGTTTCAACCTGCCCGACACCAAAGTGAGCCTGCCTGCGCTGACCGAAAAAGACGTGGTGGACCTGGAGTTCATCATCGACCAGGAGTGCGACTGGGTGGCCCTTTCCTTCGTGCGTAACGTAAAAGACCTCGGCCTGCTGCGTAAACGCCTGAAAGAGCGCAATTCCAAAATGAAGATCATTTCCAAGATCGAGAAACCCGAAGCTATCCAGAACCTCAAAGAGATCATCTGGGAAAGCGACGGCGTGATGATCGCCCGCGGCGACCTCGGTGTGGAGCTGCCCGTAGAGCAGATCCCGATGATCCAGAAAGATATTATCCGTAAATGTATCCACCGCGCCAAGCCCGTAATCGTGGCTACGCAGATGATGGAAAGCATGATCGACCGTACCCGCCCCAACCGCAGCGAGATCACCGACGTGGCCAACGCTGTGCTGGAAGGCGCCGATGCGGTGATGCTGAGCGGCGAAACCGCCACCGGCAACCATCCTACCCTGGTTATCCAGACGATGCGCAAGATCATCGGTGAGGTGGAAAAAGAAAGCATCATCTACAACCGTAACCTGATCCCGCACCGCCACTCTCCCACCTTCCTGAGCGACGCATTGTGCTACAATGCCTGTAAGATCGCGGAAGACCTGGAGTCCGATGCGCTCATCGGGATGACGCAGAGCGGCTACACCGGCTTCATGCTGAGCAGCTACCGTCCCAAATCCCCGCTGTTCGTTTTCACCAAGGAAAGGACCCTGGTGAACCAGCTGAGCCTGAGCTGGGGCGTGCGTGCGTTCTACTACGGCGAAGAGGAAAGCCTCGACGATATCTTTGCCGATCAGATCAACATCCTGAAAGAACGCGGTTTCGTGAAAGGCAACGATGTGGTGGTGAACACCGGCAGCACGCCCATCAAGGAGCACCTGCCCACCAACATGCTGAAGATTACGAAAGTTCCTGAATAACTGAAAAAGGCCGGTGCGATACACCGGCCTTTTTTATTTTTGCTGCATACATTCTATTTCTTCCCTATCCGGTACAACCTGCCGCCGTCCGTAACCGCGTACAGCGCACCGTCCTTTCCTTCCGTGATATCCCGGAAGCGCTGCCCTTCGCCGGCCAGCAATCTTTCTTCACCGACCACCTTGTTGTTTTCAATCACGAGCCGTGCAATATGCGTACTGCTCAGGCCCGCTATGAACAGGTTGTTTTTCCATTCGGGGATGCCGCTTCCGCTATAGAAGGTGATGCCGCTGGGCGAAAGCA
Protein-coding sequences here:
- the pyk gene encoding pyruvate kinase, producing MSTKDLSKYFHKGMDNEAGLAHSKQKTKIVATVGPACDTYEKLLELVKAGVNVFRLNFSHGSHEDKLRIIGYIREINKTEPYNIAILADLQGPKLRVGEIENNALPLKTGDILTFTTEKCVGTMERIYVSYHDLHKDVRPGQKILLDDGKIETVVKEITPDHLIKAEVLLGGILSSKKGFNLPDTKVSLPALTEKDVVDLEFIIDQECDWVALSFVRNVKDLGLLRKRLKERNSKMKIISKIEKPEAIQNLKEIIWESDGVMIARGDLGVELPVEQIPMIQKDIIRKCIHRAKPVIVATQMMESMIDRTRPNRSEITDVANAVLEGADAVMLSGETATGNHPTLVIQTMRKIIGEVEKESIIYNRNLIPHRHSPTFLSDALCYNACKIAEDLESDALIGMTQSGYTGFMLSSYRPKSPLFVFTKERTLVNQLSLSWGVRAFYYGEEESLDDIFADQINILKERGFVKGNDVVVNTGSTPIKEHLPTNMLKITKVPE